A genomic stretch from Megalobrama amblycephala isolate DHTTF-2021 linkage group LG22, ASM1881202v1, whole genome shotgun sequence includes:
- the LOC125258408 gene encoding uncharacterized protein LOC125258408, with protein MKLFIYFTVVSLIFTEGSSVKVHPGGNTTLPCNIKDDTEISWIIINRNQTFVRILKLEYVYGTESKPESSYIHPSYAGRIKALSSSTNTHSLLLMNITDTDLMLYCCTQCKLEQTHCTKLDYEGDVEASIEDVEQQDTKTIIHESVIMNIFPWLPVVCVLLLLLLMSNVCVCWRATGLQKGGARTIDPHQDWIHNSVHDEINRNDWTIAEVLYTPE; from the exons ATGAAACTGTTTATAT ATTTCACTGTTGTCTCCTTGATTTTCACTGAAggatcatcagtgaaagttcatCCAGGAGGAAACACAACACTCCCCTGTAACATTAAAGATGACACAGAGATTTCATGGATCATTATAAATCGAAACCAAACATTTGTCAGAATTCTGAAGCTTGAATATGTTTATGGGACAGAATCTAAACCAGAGTCCTCTTATATTCACCCAAGTTACGCAGGACGGATAAAAGCTCTCAGTTCTTCCACAAACACTCACTCTCTGCTTCTGATGAACATCACTGACACTGATCTGATGCTCTACTGCTGCACTCAATGCAAACTTGAACAAACTCACTGCACTAAACTGGACTATGAAG GTGATGTAGAAGCAAGCATTGAAGATGTAGAGCAGCAGGACACCAAAACTATCATACATGAGTCAGTGATCATGAATATCTTCCCATGGCTGCCTGTCGTCTGTGTGCTTCTGCTGCTGTTACTGATGtcaaatgtttgtgtgtgttggaGAGCAACAGGACTGCAGAAAG GTGGTGCAAGAACCATTGACCCGCACCAGGATTGGATTCACAATAGTGTTCAT GATGAAATAAATCGAAATGATTGGACAATAGCTGAAGTTCTGTATACACCTGAGTAA